In the genome of Neisseria lactamica, the window GCATTTCGTACAGGGTTTGCGAAGAAACGGGTAGGTTTTCAAACCAGAGCCACAGGAAAATCGCGCCTTCGGGTTTGTGGATTTTCATCGGGTACGCGCCCAGCTCCCGCTTGAGCAGCGAGACGGCGGTTTGCGCCTGATTGCGGTAAAACGGCCGGATGACTTGGTCGGCAAGCCGTTTCATCTCGCCGCTTTCCAGTAGCGGGGCGGCGATGGCCGCGCCGAAGCGCGTGGGGGCAAGGTTCACAATCGCGTTCAGGCTGCTGACGGCTTTGACGACTTCGGGCGCGGCGACGATGATGCCGGTGCGAACGCCCGGCAGGCCGACTTTGGAAAGGCTGAAGCAGAGGATAATGTTTTCGTGCCAATTCAGCGTTACGTCGCTGTAAATGATGTTGGGGAACGGCATTCCGTAGGCGTTGTCGATAATTAGCGGAATGCCGTGTTCACGCGCCAAAGCGTCCAAACGCGCCATTTCGCCGTCGGTCAACACATTGCCGGTCGGGTTGGTCGGGCGCGAACAGCAAATCGCGCCGATTTTGCCCGCTTTGAGTTCGGGCAGGTTTTCCAGTGCGTCAAAGTCCACGCGGTATTTGAAGAAGCCTGCTTCGCCTTCGTGTTCGACGTTTTCGATTTTGGGTTTGACGGAAACGAAGTGCTGCCCTTCGACATGCACGTCGGCATAGCCGATGTATTCGGGCGCGAGCGGCAACAAAATGGCTTTTTCTGCGGATGTGCCGTCTGAAAGGTTGAATTTGCCGCCGAAGAGGTTGAACAAATAGAAAAACGCGTTTTGCGAACCGTTGGTCAGTGCGATATTGCCGGCGGTCAGGTTCCAGCCGTATTCGCGGTTGAGGAAGGCGGCCAGCGCGTCAATCAGCGCGGCATCGCCTTGGGGATTGGAGTAGTTGCCGATGTTCTCGACGGCGTGTTCTGCCGCCAGTTTGGAAAATACGTTGGCGAACACGGCATTGACTTCGGCGATTCGCGCCGGGTTGCCGCCGCCGAGCATATTGACGGGCTTGTCGCTTTTGAGCGCGTCGCCGAGGTCGTCCATCAGTTGCAGGATGCCGCTGTGTTGCGTGAATTTTTCGCCGAATGCCGAAAACTGCATATCAAACTCCGTGTGTGTGTGTCAGGCAGGTTGGTTTGTACGTTATGCCGTCTGAAGGTTCAGACGGCATTTTTTCTGTGTGTTTCTCGTACCCAAAGCAGGTCGCAGATGCCGCCGGTCGGGGCAAAGCCGGTCGGGGCGTTGACGAGCAGGTCGCGGATTGCCTGCTGGTCGTAACGGTCGCAGGCGGTACGCAGGCGGTTGAGGATGGGCAAAAGCTCGTGCCACGGCAGCATTGCCTCGTCAGCCGTCATAATGCGCGGATGGGCGGTTTGGCGCACGTTGTCGCCGATGAGCAGCTCTTCGTAGAGTTTTTCGCCGGGACGCAGTCCGGTAATGAGGATTTCGATGTCGCCGTCGGGTTGTTCGGGCGTTTTGGGTTTGAGTCCGCTCAGGGTAATCATTTGGCGGGCAAGGTCGATGATTTTGACGGATTCGCCCATATCGAGGACGAACACGTCGCCGCCTTTGCCCATCGCTCCGGCTTGGATAACCAGTTGCGCCGCTTCGGGTATGGTCATGAAATAGCGCGTGATTTCCGGGTGGGTCAGGGTGAGCGGGCCGCCTTGGGCAATCTGTTTTTCAAACAGCGGGACGACGGAGCCGGACGAACCTAAAACATTGCCGAAACGCACCATACTGAAGCGGGTTTGCTGTCCGGGTTCGGCGGCGAGCGCCTGAAGGCAGAGTTCCGCCATACGTTTGCCCGCGCCCATCGTGTTGGTGGGGCGGACGGCTTTGTCGGTGGAGATGAGGACGAAGGTTTTTACGCCCGAAGCCGTGGCGGCAAGCGCGCATTCGAGTGTGCCGAAGATGTTGTTGCGTATGCCCTCGGCGGTGTTGAATTCGACCATGGGGACATGTTTGTAGGCGGCGGCGTGGTAAACGGTGGATACCCGGCAGGCGGTCATAATGCGCGCGAGCAGCGTGCGGTTTTGCACCGAGCCCAAGAAGGGCAGGATTTCGGTATCGGTATCGTTTCGGGCGCAGTATTCGCGCAATTCTTTTTCGACGGCGTACAGGGCGAATTCGGACAACTCGAACAGCAGCAGCTTTTCGGGGCGGCGGCGGATAATCTGGCGGCAGAGTTCCGAACCGATAGAACCGCCGGCGCCGGTTACCATCACGGTTTTGCCGGCAATGTCGGCATTCATCAGGCGGTCGTCGGGCGTGACGGGGTCGCGTCCGAGCAGGTCGGATACGGAGATTTTTTTGAGCGTGCCGATGCTGAGTTTGCCGTCCATCAGGTCTTTGATGCCGGGGATGGTCAGCACTTCGCAGGGATAGGCTTCCAGTTTTTTGATGATGGATCGGCGTTGCGCCTGGGTCGCGCCGGGGATGGCGAGCAGGATTTTTTTCACGCCGCAGCGTCCGATGAGGTCGGCGATGTCGTCGGGACGGTAAACGGCAAGGCCGCAGATGACGGTGCGCCACAGTTTGGGGTCGTCGTCCACAAAGGCGGCGGCGGAATATTCGCGCATTTGTTTGACGGCCTCGAGAAGCTGCCTGCCCGAACGCCCCGCGCCGTAAATAATGACGGGGATCATCTGTTTTTTGGGGTGTTCGGACAACAGTCCGCGCAAAACCATACGCGAGCCGGTCACGGAAACAAACAGCAGTAAGAAATAGACAATCGGCAGGGCGAGGCGCAGTCTTTCTTCAAAAATCAATGTGTTGAGGAAGAACAATACGGCGGAGGCGAGGCTGCCTGCCAGTGCGGTGGTGAGGATGCGGAAGCTGACGAAGCGTGTAACGGCGCGGTAAAGCCCCATTCGGATAAATAATGTGATGGTCAGTAAGGCAGTCAGCAAAAAAGACTGCCAGTTGGCAAAATCGAACCATTCGTCCGAGTAGTCGGCCTTCAGGCTTTGGGTGAACCAAAAGGCAATGAAAATCATCAGAAAATCGTGTATGAGGAAACAGATTTTCTTGATGTTGCGCGGCAGGGCGATCAGGGTTTCCAGATTCATATCGTGGGGCGGTATGTGTTTTCAGGCGGCGTATGCCGTCTGAAGGGTTATCGTGCGGCTTCGGTCAAGACGGCTTCGATGTGTTTTTTGCAAAACGCGATTTCGCCGTCGGTCAGCGTCGGATGCACCAAGAACATCAGGCCGGTATCGCCCAGCTCGACGGCGTTTTTCAAACGCTCTTTCGGCCGCCACGGCGTGTTGTCGAAGGCTTTTTCCAAATACACTTCGGAGCAGCTTCCCTGATAGCAGGGGACTTTGCGCGCGTTCAGTTCGCTGACGATGCGGTCGCGCGTCCAGCCGTCTTTCAGGTGTTCGGGTTTGACGAAGGCGTAGAACTTATATTGCGCGTGTCCGATGTAGTCGGCGACTTCAACCAAGCGGATACTTTTGAATTTGCCCAGGCTTTCCGCCAGCTTGGCGGCGTTTTCTCGGCGGCGCGCCGTCCATTCGGGCAGGCGTTTGAGCTGGATGCGGCCGATGACCGCCTGCATTTCCATCATACGCCAGTTGGTGCCGAAACTTTCGTGCAGCCAGCGGAAACCGGGTGCGTGTTGGCGGCAGTACACGGCATCGTAGCTTTTGCCGTGGTCTTTGTACGACCACATTTTTTCCCACAGGGTTTTGTCGTTGGTCGTAACCATACCGCCCTCGCCGCCGGTGGTCATGATTTTGTCTTGGCAGAACGACCACGCGCCGACGTGTCCGATGCTGCCGACGGATTTGCCTTTGTATTTCGCGCCGTGCGCTTGGGCGCAATCTTCGATCACCCAAAGATTATGTTCTTTTGCCAAAGCCATAATGCCGTCCATTTCGGCGGGCATACCGGCAAGGTGGACGACGATGACGGCTTTGGTATTCGGGGTCAGCACAGCCTTGACGGTTTCCGCGCTGATGTTTTGGCTGTTCAAATCCACATCGGCAAACACCGGATTTGCGCCCGCGTTCACAATGCAGGACGCGGAAGCCAAGAAAGTGCGCGAGGTAACGATGACATCGTCGCCCGCGCCTATGCCGATTGCTTTGAGCGCGGCATCGAGTGCCAGCGTGCCGTTGGCAAGGGCGACGGCGTATTGCGTACCGGCGAAGGCGGCAAATTCTTTTTCAAATTCGCGGCATTCGTTTCCCGTCCAGTAATTGACTTTGTTGGACAGCAGGACTTTGGAAACGGCATCGGCTTCTTCTTGGGTGAAGCAGGGCCACGGGGAAAGGGAAGTGTTCAACATGATGGTTTGTCCGTCGGTTTTCAGACGGCATTTCCGACCCTATGCCGTCTGAAGGGGGCGTGTTCCGAAGAATCGGGCGCGCGCCGCAGGTGTTGTCAAAATCGGTCTGTACGGGGGTGTATTTTAATCGCTTATGCTGTCGAGGTCTCGGGGTTTTTGCGCGGCAGCGGCTTTGCCGGGTTGCCCGCGACGGTTATACCGTCTGAAACGTCGCGCACGACGACTGCGCCCGCTCCAATGGTTGCGCGGCTGCCGATACGGATTTGCTGGCGGCTGCACGCGCCCGTGCCTATCCAGCTTTCTTCGCCGATACGCGTGTTGCCCGACAGGTGCGCGCCCGGGCTGATGTGGACGAAAGCGTCAAGCAGGCAGTCGTGATCGACGGTGGCGGCAGTGTTCACAATCACGCCGTCTTTCAATACGCTGCCGGCCTGTACGACTGCCTGAGCCATCACGACGCTGCCTTGTCCGATTGTTGCAGAAGGCGAGACGGTCGCGTCGGGATGAACCAGAACGGGCAGGGCGAAGCCGAGCGCGGCGGCTTTTTCGGCGATTTGGCGGCGGATGCGGTTGTTGCCGACGGCGACGGCGATGTCGAATTGTTCGGGCGATAAACCGTTTTCAAGCAGCAGCGTCGTGCCGATGACGGGAAAGCCGTCGATACTGCCTTGTGCGCGGTCGTCCAGAAAAACGATTTCGCCGTATGTGCCGAGTGCGGCGGCAAGGTCGGCAACGACTTTGCCGTGTCCGCCCGCGCCGACGACGGCAAGTTTGCGTTTTCCTGTGAAAGGGGGCATGGTGGCTTCGCCCTGTGCGGAAATCCCTTCTTTAATCAAGACTTTTCTGACTGTCAAAAACAGGATTTTCATATCCAGCCAAAAACTGTAATGGTCGATATACCAAACATCGCAGGCGAATTTTTCGTCCCACGAAAGCGCGTTGCGCCCGTTGACCTGCGCCCAGCCGGTAATGCCGGGTTTCATTTCGTGGCGGCGGTTTTGAAATTCGTCGTACAGCGGCAGATATTGCATCAGCAGCGGGCGCGGGCCGACCAGGCTCATCTCGCCTTTTAAGACATTCCACAGTTCGGGCAGTTCGTCCAAGCTGGCGGCACGCAGTTTTTTGCCGAAATCGGTCAGGCGTTCGCTGTCGGGCAGCGGAATGCCGTCTGAATCAAGCGCATCGCGCATAGAGCGGAATTTAATCATTTTAAACGGCTTGCCGTCCTTGCCCGGCCGCTCTTGGATGAAGAATACGGGCGAACCCAGATTCTTGCGGATGAGGTACGCCAAAATCAGGAAAACGGGTGAGAGGACAATCAGCCCCGATGCGGAGGCGGCAATGTCGAACAGGCGTTTGAAAAATTTATTCATCAGCTAATCTTTCAATCAGGTTGACGATTTTTTGATAGGCAACGTCGCGCCTGAAGCGGCGGACGATTTCGTCGGACTGAACGGGGTCGTTTTTGCGTTTCAAAATATTTTTGGCGGCTTGAACGAAACCGTCCACGTCGCCGGAACGGTAGTTTTCATGCGGCAGCAGATTCATGAGGTCGAGGACTTCGGCATTGGTCTGGCTGTTCAGCACGGGTTTTTGCAAAGCCATATAGTCGGAGAGTTTGTTGGTAACCGACTGCATGGCGTGGCTATGGATGGCGTTGACGGCAATGTCGCAGCCTTTGGCAATCGACATCATTTCAGAATAGGGTAAATAACCGTAAAACTTGATGGCGCGATTTTCATATTGTTTGAGTTTCTCCAAATCGGGTCCTCCGCCCATAATGTGCAATTCGACGTTTTCGCCGTCGTCTAAAAGTTTCCGAACACCTTTGCACACGGTTTCCACGTCATAGCTGTAACTGAGCGTGCCCAAGTAGAAAAGGCGGACGGTTTTGGAGCGGAATCGCGGGGGGGGGGGGCGATGGCGGCAAAATCCGTACCGATATAGACGGCTTCGCCGGGTACGTTCGGATTGGCTTCTTTGGCGCGGTCGAGATAAGTCTGCGATACGGCAACCAGCGCGTCGGCGCAGCGGTAGGCACGGTTGGCGCGTGAAGCAAAGGGCAGCAGCTTGTGCGGTACTTTTTTCAAAAACGGTACGACCGAGGAGAAAGACTCCGGCCATACGTCCTGTACATCGACAATCAGTTTGTAGCCCAAACGCGCTTTGTGTTTGCCCAACAGCAGGTTGGTGGCAATCAGCGGATAGGCGGAATAGACGATGTCTTGTTCGCCCGGCCGGCAGTTTTTCAGCCATTGCTCAAAATTTTTGACGAAGCGGTAATGACTGGCAACACGTTCTAAAGACACGTTTTTGCCGTAGCCGCTTTCTTCCAACAGCATGACTTTCAGACGGCCTTGCGAGGCGGCCTCGGCATCTTCGGGCCGTCTGAAGGATTTGTCGTAGTGGCGGAAACGGCTGGTAATCAGCAACACGTCGTGCGATTGCGACAACAGTTCTGCCAGATACCAAAAGCGGTTGAAATACGGTTCGGACGGCAGCGAGCAGTAGGGGGCGACTATGGTGATGTTCATCGGCGGCTTTCAGACGGCATTACATGGTATAGGCGGCCATGGTGGTACGGTAGATTTCGTCGTCGGAACAGAGTGCGGCGACGTGTGCGTGCAGCCTTTTGCCCATTGCTTCGCGCAACAGCGGCTGTCTGACGAGCGTGTCTACGGCTTCGATAAATGCTTCTTCGTCGCCGAAGGGGATGCAGTAACCCGTTTCCCCGTTGACGACCATTTCGGAAATGCCCGCCATATCGTAGGTAACGACGGGCGTGTCGTAAAGTCCGGCTTCCAAGATGTTGTTGCCGACACCTGCGCCGTGGTCGCCCACGCAATGCGGCGTGTTCACCAAAATGTCGATTTCTTTGAAGTAGCCGGTCAAATCGCGTATGCCGCCGAGGAAGGTAACTTTGTCTTCAATGCCCAGACGTTCCGCCTGCATTTTTAAATTGTCCATTTCTTCTCCTATGCCCGCTATGTTGAGGCGGACGGGCATACCGCGGTCAACCATTTCCTTCAAAATATCCAGCATCAGATGCACGGCGCGGACGGTGTCCAAACGGGAAAGCGTGCCGAGTACGGCGCATTCTTTTTCGGTTTTCCGGAAATGAAATTCCGGGGGGGGGGGAGTGCGTTGTAGGCGTAGGCAATCCGGCCGGCGGGGAAGCCGTGGCGGATGAGTTTTTCGCGCTCGTGTTTGCAGTTGCCGATGATGTACACGCCCAGCTTGTCGAAGAGTTTGGCGATTTTGGGGTAGGTTGCCGCGTCCAAACCGTGCGAGTGGTAGATGATTTTGGTTTTCGGCGAAACGATTTTGGCGGCAAGGGCGCAGGCTGGAACAACGCGCGCCATTTGGCAGTCGATGATGTCGGGTTGTTCGCGGCGCAGCATCCGGGCGTAGGCAAAGGTGCTTTTGAGGTAGCCGGCAAGCCCGCCCCGGTAAAAATCAACCGGCTGCCAACGGATGCCCGATGCTTGCGCCTCTCCGACAAAAGGCCCGTCTGAAGAAGCAAGGATGATGTCGTGCCCGCGCCGTTTGAGCAGCCGCCCGAGGCGGACGGTGGCGGTTTCCGTGCCGCCCAAGCCCGACATAGAAGTGGTCAGGATGATTTTCATAATGGAAAACCTTGTTTTTTCAAATAATGAAACAGTTTGTGCAAATCTTTCCGGTGGCGCAGGATGCAGCCTGCCAGATATACCGCCCATACGCCGGCAAACAGGGGGTAGTTTGCCGGTGTGCCGAAGCAGGTGTAGGCCGCCGAGGAGGTCAGGCAGAGCAATGTGTGCGTATAAAGCGGCAGGCGTTTGAGCGGCTGCCACAGGCGACAGGAGCTTTCTGTCTTGAAAACAAAAAACAACCAGAATGAGGCGGCACAGGCAACCGCCGCGCCGCGCGCGCCGCCGGACGGTACGGCAAGCCCCAGCAGCAGCAGGTTTGCCGCCAGTGCGCCCAAGGTGGCGAGCGCGATCGGGCGCGTTTTGCGGACGACGTTCAAACCGATGCCGCTGATTTCCGCCAGCGTGCAAAACAGCGGCGGCAGCATACACGATACGACGATAAACCGGACGGCGGCGTAGTTTTCCGGCAGCAGGAGGGAGGCGAGGGGCGAGAAAATGCCGGTCAGGCAGAGGGCGGAGGCAAGCAGGGCGGCGGCGGATTCTGCCGTTGCTGAGAGGCGGGCGGGCGGGGCGTTTTCTTCGATTGCGCGGAAAATATACGGTGTCCAAACCGTTGAAAAGATGCTTTGGAACAATAATGCCGCCCCGCCGAACGAAATTCCCATCGAATAAACGCCGAGCTGTTCCAGGCCGGCATATTTTTTCAGGAACAAACGGTCGGCGGATGCCAGCCCCCAATAGGCGATGCTGCTCAGTGCGATCGGTATGCCGTAGCGCAGCCCCCGGTGCAGGACGGGGCGCGAAAACGGCGCGCGCCGGACGGCCTTCAGACGGCATCGGTTTTGAAACAGCAAAAAGGCGGCGGCGGCAAGGTTTGCCAGCGCGTAAACGGCGGTCAGGACGGCGGTGTTCGCCGGAAAGTGCAGCAGCCCGACCGTCAGCGGCAATAGCAGCAGCAGGGCGAGCTTGGGCACGAGTTGCGCTGACGAAAAGGCAAGGGCGCGCCCTTCCATACGCAAAACCAGTAAGAGAAAGCGGATGGGCAGGAAGCTCAGTTCAAACAGCACCAGCCCGATGCCGGCGGCGGCATCGTCGAGCGAAAACAGGATTTCAGACGGCAGGGACGGGCGGGAAAGCAGCAGGGCGGCTATCGCGGCGGCAGACAGCAGCGGCGGCAGGAACAGGGTTTTGAACAAAATGTCTTTGTCGGCGGCGGCATAGTATTCGCGGACGTATGCCTGATCCAGCCCGAGGCACAATACCGACACAGTCAGTCCCGCCGCCGTCTGCATCAGCACGATGCGCCCGATGTCGTCGGCGGGGAAATACCACGACAGCAGCGGCAGGATGATGACGGCTAAAACCGCGCTGCCGATCGAGCCTGCCGCGTAGCCGAGGATTTCTTTTGTGTCCATTTTTGATGTCCGGGCGGCGGCGTGATGCCGCCGGTGCCGTCTGAAGCCTTTTTTGATCGGAATTTGACGGCGTTATTATATAGTGAAACGGCGGCAAACCCTTTAAAAGGCGTTGCCGTTTTTCCGGAACACGGTTTTGACGTCGTGTCCGAGGATTTCGGTGGAAACGGGTGTCCATAAGGGCGGTGCGGAAAGGGCGGCGCGGTTTTCGGGCAGGGAAAACAGGTCTTTGCCGCTGCCGAGGATTTTGGGCGAACGGTACAGCACGATTTCGTCCGCCAAATCTTCTGCCAAAAAGGCGGATGTGAGTTTCGCGCCGGCTTCCACCATTACTTCGCCGTATCCTTCGTCGGCAAGGAGGCGCATCAGGCGGTGCAG includes:
- a CDS encoding polysaccharide biosynthesis protein, which produces MNLETLIALPRNIKKICFLIHDFLMIFIAFWFTQSLKADYSDEWFDFANWQSFLLTALLTITLFIRMGLYRAVTRFVSFRILTTALAGSLASAVLFFLNTLIFEERLRLALPIVYFLLLFVSVTGSRMVLRGLLSEHPKKQMIPVIIYGAGRSGRQLLEAVKQMREYSAAAFVDDDPKLWRTVICGLAVYRPDDIADLIGRCGVKKILLAIPGATQAQRRSIIKKLEAYPCEVLTIPGIKDLMDGKLSIGTLKKISVSDLLGRDPVTPDDRLMNADIAGKTVMVTGAGGSIGSELCRQIIRRRPEKLLLFELSEFALYAVEKELREYCARNDTDTEILPFLGSVQNRTLLARIMTACRVSTVYHAAAYKHVPMVEFNTAEGIRNNIFGTLECALAATASGVKTFVLISTDKAVRPTNTMGAGKRMAELCLQALAAEPGQQTRFSMVRFGNVLGSSGSVVPLFEKQIAQGGPLTLTHPEITRYFMTIPEAAQLVIQAGAMGKGGDVFVLDMGESVKIIDLARQMITLSGLKPKTPEQPDGDIEILITGLRPGEKLYEELLIGDNVRQTAHPRIMTADEAMLPWHELLPILNRLRTACDRYDQQAIRDLLVNAPTGFAPTGGICDLLWVRETHRKNAV
- a CDS encoding lipopolysaccharide biosynthesis protein, encoding MDTKEILGYAAGSIGSAVLAVIILPLLSWYFPADDIGRIVLMQTAAGLTVSVLCLGLDQAYVREYYAAADKDILFKTLFLPPLLSAAAIAALLLSRPSLPSEILFSLDDAAAGIGLVLFELSFLPIRFLLLVLRMEGRALAFSSAQLVPKLALLLLLPLTVGLLHFPANTAVLTAVYALANLAAAAFLLFQNRCRLKAVRRAPFSRPVLHRGLRYGIPIALSSIAYWGLASADRLFLKKYAGLEQLGVYSMGISFGGAALLFQSIFSTVWTPYIFRAIEENAPPARLSATAESAAALLASALCLTGIFSPLASLLLPENYAAVRFIVVSCMLPPLFCTLAEISGIGLNVVRKTRPIALATLGALAANLLLLGLAVPSGGARGAAVACAASFWLFFVFKTESSCRLWQPLKRLPLYTHTLLCLTSSAAYTCFGTPANYPLFAGVWAVYLAGCILRHRKDLHKLFHYLKKQGFPL
- a CDS encoding NeuD/PglB/VioB family sugar acetyltransferase; the protein is MNKFFKRLFDIAASASGLIVLSPVFLILAYLIRKNLGSPVFFIQERPGKDGKPFKMIKFRSMRDALDSDGIPLPDSERLTDFGKKLRAASLDELPELWNVLKGEMSLVGPRPLLMQYLPLYDEFQNRRHEMKPGITGWAQVNGRNALSWDEKFACDVWYIDHYSFWLDMKILFLTVRKVLIKEGISAQGEATMPPFTGKRKLAVVGAGGHGKVVADLAAALGTYGEIVFLDDRAQGSIDGFPVIGTTLLLENGLSPEQFDIAVAVGNNRIRRQIAEKAAALGFALPVLVHPDATVSPSATIGQGSVVMAQAVVQAGSVLKDGVIVNTAATVDHDCLLDAFVHISPGAHLSGNTRIGEESWIGTGACSRQQIRIGSRATIGAGAVVVRDVSDGITVAGNPAKPLPRKNPETSTA
- a CDS encoding valine--pyruvate transaminase, which encodes MQFSAFGEKFTQHSGILQLMDDLGDALKSDKPVNMLGGGNPARIAEVNAVFANVFSKLAAEHAVENIGNYSNPQGDAALIDALAAFLNREYGWNLTAGNIALTNGSQNAFFYLFNLFGGKFNLSDGTSAEKAILLPLAPEYIGYADVHVEGQHFVSVKPKIENVEHEGEAGFFKYRVDFDALENLPELKAGKIGAICCSRPTNPTGNVLTDGEMARLDALAREHGIPLIIDNAYGMPFPNIIYSDVTLNWHENIILCFSLSKVGLPGVRTGIIVAAPEVVKAVSSLNAIVNLAPTRFGAAIAAPLLESGEMKRLADQVIRPFYRNQAQTAVSLLKRELGAYPMKIHKPEGAIFLWLWFENLPVSSQTLYEMLKAEGTLIIPSEHFFVGIDTQDYPHAGECIRMSIAQDAQTLEKGIAAIGKTVRKLYDNV
- a CDS encoding DegT/DnrJ/EryC1/StrS family aminotransferase, with amino-acid sequence MLNTSLSPWPCFTQEEADAVSKVLLSNKVNYWTGNECREFEKEFAAFAGTQYAVALANGTLALDAALKAIGIGAGDDVIVTSRTFLASASCIVNAGANPVFADVDLNSQNISAETVKAVLTPNTKAVIVVHLAGMPAEMDGIMALAKEHNLWVIEDCAQAHGAKYKGKSVGSIGHVGAWSFCQDKIMTTGGEGGMVTTNDKTLWEKMWSYKDHGKSYDAVYCRQHAPGFRWLHESFGTNWRMMEMQAVIGRIQLKRLPEWTARRRENAAKLAESLGKFKSIRLVEVADYIGHAQYKFYAFVKPEHLKDGWTRDRIVSELNARKVPCYQGSCSEVYLEKAFDNTPWRPKERLKNAVELGDTGLMFLVHPTLTDGEIAFCKKHIEAVLTEAAR